The Microtus ochrogaster isolate Prairie Vole_2 chromosome 22, MicOch1.0, whole genome shotgun sequence nucleotide sequence TCCGAGTAGAGATACTTGGTTTAAGGAAGAAATTGCCATTCATTTATATTCTTTACCCTAATATTGAGTTGATTTTCCACATATCTATTAACTCCTAGTATTTTGTtatgataattataaaataacaatgaaatataCAATGAGTACATGACACACCTATTATGTACTCTTTTAATTTAACTTGAAAGTGTACCTAAAGTTATGGATATTAAGATGAGagtaaatgaaattaatttctgTGGAGATGTTAGAAATCATTAGCTTTCATGAACAAAATTACATAATTGAGGGTTGCTAATGTCTATAATGGAAATATACTTTTACATATTTCTAATGGTTAGGAACAAAAGATAAGTATTTTAAGAAAGACTATGACTAGTTATATTTTAGGCAGAAATGTTAAGAACTTAAAACCTTAATTACtaattcattattattaattcacCATTAGTCTGATATTTCTATTGTCCATGAGTTTCCTGCTATTCACTCtaatctgagtttttttttcttttatttcccttaGAAATTCCCTTTAAGAGAGGACATGGATGCCTACAATCTTACCACAGTGACTCAGTTCATCCTCATAGGGCTCTCTGACCTCCCTCAGGTGCGTTATCCCCTCTTTGTGGCCTTTGTCATCATCTATCAGATGACTTTGCTGGGAAACGGGGCCATCCTCTTGGCCATAGTGACTGAGAGAAAGCTCCACACTCCCATGTATTATTTGTTGGCCAATCTGTCCCTGCTGGACATATTCTGTCCGTCAACCACTGTCCCCAAAATGCTCAACAATCTCTTGACTGAAGATCACAACATTTCCTTTGTTGGGTGTGCTTTGCAGCTCTATTTCCTGGTGGCCCTAGCTGGGACTGAAGTTTTCTTGCTGGCTGTGATGGCTTATGACCGGTATGTGGCCATATGCTTCCCTCTGCGTTATTCCCTCATCATGAGCACGGTTCGCTGTGTGCAGATGCTGGTGGGTACCTGGGTAGCTGGGTTTCTGAATTCTTTCATGCATACAATGGCAACCTTCAGCTTATCTTTCTGCAAGTCCAATCGAGTTAACCAGTACTACTGTGATATCCCCCCTGTGGTGGCCCTGTCCTGCTCATCCACCTTCATTGcagaaatgcttattttattgaTGGGCAGTATCTTTGGGGTTGGTGCTTTTCTGATCACTTTGATCTCCTACATATACATCGTGTCCACCATCCTAAAGATCCAATCAGTAGAAGGGAAGCGCAAAGCCTTCTCCACCTGTGCTTCCCATCTTCTTGTCGTCTTCTTGTTCTATGGCACAACAATATTTACCTATATCCGCCCGTCCTCCAGTCAACACtctcctgccagagacagactcatCTCTATGCTGTATGGGGTCATTACCCCCATGTTAAACCCCATTATCTATAGCCTGAGAAACACAGAAGTCAAAGGAGCACTCAGAAAAGTTTTACGTCTTAGAATATGTTCACAGAAAACATGATTGTAGAGTCTCTCTCAAACTCTTCTTAGAATCAATATACAGAAACAGGTAGAAAAGTACTAAAACAATgtatgtaaagaaagaaattgataacAAACTTACATTGAAGTTCACATATTGTTATACACATCTCTGTATCCACTTTAATGTttgtaattgaaaaataaaattatttgagacTGAATAGGATTAGTGGGTTATTTGAAGTAAATATATCTATTACTGTCTTATCTGTATCAACAGCTATATCCACACATGCCTATAATTATATACCAGCATTCTGggcttatatttattatttacatatattacacTTCTAAAAACTGATTTTGTTGATTCCAAAaatctttgccttttaaaaaatctttccacCAATATCATGAGAGAATAGTTTGACTCCAAATCCCTATCACATTCTTAACATTATTCCCTTTACTTTGTAAAGTTCTGGAACTAGACACAGGTCTTCCTTGGGTTGCCTACTAATGACATACATTGTCCAACAACTCCTTCCAAAAGTGTTATTTCCCAAGGATTATCACCATATCTAGAATTTTCCCAATATTTTATTCCTcccacaagattttttttaaaggaaatcacTTTGACTTTCTTTAAAGACCCAATATCATTTATGGCatgaatttacaaaatatttataaattcttaGTAAATTATTAAGTATTAAATACAATAATTATGGCACAATTCCAGTCAAACCCCTTTATTGTCATAAATAATGTTACTATAAACTTACATACTGTTGACAGCTAGAGGGCTGTAAATGATAATGTGGCCCCGTCTACACAATCGTTGTTAGCCATAACCATGTTTAGAAAAATGAATACAAGCTGGACTGTTATGCCACATGTCTTGAATCCCAGAGAGCAGGGAGATCTATTTGAGTTTAAagattgcctggtctgtaagagatagttccatgacaggctccaaagctacagaaaaactctgtcttgacaaacaaaagcaaaacaaaaataaacaaaaagaaagtgagcAAAACACCCAGTTTTATAAATTAATCAGTATTACTTTTGCCTCTCCTCTATCTCTAATCTAAGCTCCTAGAAGGATCTCCCTATTTAGATCACTTAATAGATTACCTAGGTTATCTGAACTTAAAAACTCCAATATTGTACCAACATTTTAGCACAAACTTAATGAGAAGCACCCAGTCCCTCAATTATGACAATAAGAAAAGGCTAGGAGAAGGTTGGGTTCATAGAACTGATATCgtatgttaaaattttattacacaGCTTTTTTCTACGTTTTACAGCAAAATCTTAGTATGTTTGCAATATTTAGTGAGTAGATAGCAACTTTGTTATCTTGTGGTTGCGTTTGCAGTTTTTAATAAGCTAGATAAATTTAGTGAATATATTCAACTTTATCATTTGTGACTCTGAACTTGTGAAAAGAATTTATCTGTGGTCTTAACAAAATAATGTAGCATTTTGGagcaaaaatgcaaagaaatagtCCTGCACTGGAGGCCAAGATACAGAAGACCTCCACAGCCACCAGAGCCTTGCCTTTGGTGCTGTGGTAGACAGTGAGGAAGGTGATCCAAACACTACAGAACACCAGCATGCTGAACGTCAGGAACTTTGCTTCATTGAATGTGTCCGGTAGATTCCTAGCCAGGAAAGCTACAACGAAACTCGCTAGGGCGAGAGACCCCAGGTATCCCAGgacaaagtagaagaaaattNNNNNNNNNNNNNNNNNNNNNNNNNNNNNNNNNNNNNNNNNNNNNNNNNNNNNNNNNNNNNNNNNNNNNNNNNNNNNNNNNNNNNNNNNNNNNNNNNNNNNNNNNNNNNNNNNNNNNNNNNNNNNNNNNNNNNNNNNNNNNNNNNNNNNNNNNNNNNNNNNNNNNNNNNNNNNNNNNNNNNNNNNNNNNNNNNNNNNNNNNNNNNNNNNNNNNNNNNNNNNNNNNNNNNNNNNNNNNNNNNNNNNNNNNNNNNNNNNNNNNNNNNNNNNNNNNNNNNNNNNNNNNNNNNNNNNNNNNNNNNNNNNNNNNNNNNNNNNNNNNNNNNNNNNNNNNNNNNNNNNNNNNNNNNNNNNNNNNNNNNNNNNNNNNNNNNNNNNNNNNNNNNNNNNNNNNNNNNNNNNNNNNNNNNNNNNNNNNNNNNNNNNNNNNNNNNNNNNNNNNNNNNNNNNNNNNNNNNNNNNNNNNNNNNNNNNNNNNNNNNNNNNNNNNNNNNNNNNNNNNNNNNNNNNNNNNNNNNNNNNNNNNNNNNNNNNNNNNNNNNNNNNNNNNNNNNNNNNNNNNNNNNNNNNNNNNNNNNNNNNNNNNNNNNNNNNNNNNNNNNNNNNNNNNNNNNNNNNNNNNNNNNNNNNNNNNNNNNNNNNNNNNNNNNNNNNNNNNNNNNNNNNNNNNNNNNNNNNNNNNNNNNNNNNNNNNNNNNNNNNNNNNNNNNNNNNNNNNNNNNNNNNNNNNNNNNNNNNNNNNNNNNNNNNNNNNNNNNNNNNNNNNNNNNNNNNNNNNNNNNNNNNNNNNNNNNNNNNNNNNNNNNNNNNNNNNNNNNNNNNNNNNNNNNNNNNNNNNNNNNNNNNNNNNNNNNNNNNNNNNNNNNNNNNNNNNNNNNNNNNNNNNNNNNNNNNNNNNNNNNNNNNNNNNNNNNNNNNNNNNNNNNNNNNNNNNNNNNNNNNNNNNNNNNNNNNNNNNNNNNNNNNNNNNNNNNNNNNNNNNNNNNNNNNNNNNNNNNNNNNNNNNNNNNNNNNNNNNNNNNNNNNNNNNNNNNNNNNNNNNNNNNNNNNNNNNNNAAAGTTGATGGGAGAAAGAGCATCAGACAAAAGCCCTATGCAGAGAACTACAGGCACCTAAGGAATACTGAAAATGGGAGAGACTGTCTTCCacagagaagagcacaccaacagATGATATGTGGATAACAAAAAGTTCAGCCATGAAAGCAAGCAAAAAGGGCACTGATAATGTCAAGCAAGGCAGAGATAGCATGAACAAGTTACCACCTAAATTCTCTACATGGCAAAAGATCACCTTTGGTTTGTGTTTCAATACATGAATTTTGGTAGGGCATATTATTTGCCAGTTTTGCTAATTTCTGTGAGATTCAATTACACAAAATTTCCAGCAGTGCAGATGTCATCAAGAAGCATTATGCTCAAGATAATTTTCCATATCTCAAGAAAATAATCTTGAAAGATAATAATGGGTAGGGGCTGAGACCTTCCTTCCAGATGTGTCTGTGTAATTTACAGCCTAATATATTCAGTTTACTCCAATTACATTAGTCAGTGGATCAAACTGGAAGTGATGCTGTCTTACCTTTACTGAGTCACTAAATTGATGGGTGTacattctcttcctgtttctataTTCTCTCTGATTGTGAAAAACAGTGTTTCCTAAACTAGTGAATAAAAGTATCAAAATACTTCAactctatctatccatttataatatattagaaaatattatattttgaagCCTGTAGAAATACATATAGGAACAAGGTGGAATTTAATACAATTTGGTTTAGCATCCATGTGTTCAATCAACACAAAATTCACTAACCTTATATTTTAGTTCAACTTCTATGTATGCTAAAGAATCATTGGAatcaatatatttaattaatttatttttatgctttaatcCATGCATGGTTTATATTCTTGAATATTTCACTGGTTTCTGTAACCAAGTATGTTTAACATTTTGTGTAATTTAAATTATGTACTTTATCTTCACAATCCGTGTGTCCAAATCATATGAAACCATTGCATTCTGATATAACTGTTAAATGAATATTGTCCATGAATACATGTTATGGTCAATCcaataaaataagtttaattcAGATATCAAAATTTTGGCATCCAGATGCATGTGTGTACtaggaaataatgaaaattaatccTGCCAATAACTGTATTGATCTACCAGGGCCCATGATAAAAACACATGTTTCTAAAGCATGATACAACAGTACCAAGCATTCATTTCTTGTCAGAGACATTGATTAGCATTGGAAAATATGGAtgctgtggtaatttgaatacaactggccccataatctcatagaaagTGGCACTTATGAGAAGTATGGGTTTTTGGAGTAGTTGTGGACTTGGTGGAGCTGTGTCACTGAGGAGTGGGCTTTGAGCTCTCCTTTGACCTAGCTCAGTGTGATACCCAACTCACTTTCTGTTACCTTCAGATCAAAATGAAGAAGTCTCAGCTTCTTCTTGAATATTATGTCCtacccagcaccatgtctacctgcatgctttCATGTTCtaacatgatgataatgaactaaacttctgaactgtaaggcaTCCCAATTATGCTTTTTGCTTTATCAGATTTTCCATGGTTGtggtcttttcacagcaatataaaccctaagtAAGGCAGATGCATAGCTACTATATccttaataaaagcaaaaattagaTACAATTTAATGCAATATGCTAAACTCTAAGATGAAGATGAGATGCTATAGTTATGTTTATTACTATAAAGAAACGATTAAGGAAAAGTACTTCATTGCTTCAgaaatgatgagagaaaaataaagttcatGAGCAGTATAGTTTAAGATAGGCAGTATAGTTTTCCAAATTGTagtgttattatttttctaactttGTAATGAGTGTTCCTTACCCCTGAAGTTCTCTTTGAGAATTGTATAAATAATGCAGAATGTAAACAATCGGTTGATTATTTTGGTAAAGTGTATTCTTACTTGTAATGTTTGAAATTNNNNNNNNNNNNNNNNNNNNNNNNNNNNNNNNNNNNNNNNNNNNNNNNNNNNNNNNNNNNNNNNNNNNNNNNNNNNNNNNNNNNNNNNNNNNNNNNNNNNNNNNNNNNNNNNNNNNNNNNNNNNNNNNNNNNNNNNNNNNNNNNNNNNNNNNNNNNNNNNNNNNNNNNNNNNNNNNNNNNNNNNNNNNNNNNNNNNNNNNNNNNNNNNNNNNNNNNNNNNNNNNNNNNNNNNNNNNNNNNNNNNNNNNNNNNNNNNNNNNNNNNNNNNNNNNNNNNNNNNNNNNNNNNNNNNNNNNNNNNNNNNNNNNNNNNNNNNNNNNNNNNNNNNNNNNNNNNNNNNNNNNNNNNNNNNNNNNNNNNNNNNNNNNNNNNNNNNNNNNNNNNNNNNNNNNNNNNNNNNNNNNNNNNNNNNNNNNNNNNNNNNNNNNNNNNNNNNNNNNNNNNNNNNNNNNNNNNNNNNNNNNNNNNNNNNNNNNNNNNNNNNNNNNNNNNNNNNNNNNNNNNNNNNNNNNNNNNNNNNNNNNNNNNNNNNNNNNNNNNNNNNNNNNNNNNNNNNNNNNNNNNNNNNNNNNNNNCCACAATCCTGATTTCTTGGCTCTAGGGCTGCAGTAGAACATTCTCTGCAGGCTTCCCTCATTTCTGCCCACATCTCCTTGGGTGGCAAAAACTATCCTGTCCTATTCTTCCTCCCCAGCTCATATCTGATTCCCAGCCCATAACTCCAGTAGCATTCCCTGCTAATCCAATGGTCACCCTTCCAGGCCAATAAGTAGGTTGAGGACAATCACACAGTTCTCCTATTACTCATAAGACACAATCCTTTTAGTCTCCTTCCAAGCTCTGCAACTGAAAACCTGTTCTTGTTTCcaattcttctttcttctctgatccTACCCTCAGTGGATCACAAAGACCTTCAGCTCCAACCTTCCTGTCCCAACTCATTCCAATGACACAGCGTCAAATACCAACAGGAGTTTCCTGTGAACATAGTGTCTGAACAAATCAGGACAACTGGCAACATACAGACATCACtctctgaaaatccagagagaaaacagaaaccagggAACAAAATACACAGCAAGCAAAGACAAATCCAAAAATTAGCCCCTAATATCCAAATGACAGAAtcaagcaataaaaaatattactatCAGCCAGGAAAGTATGTCTTCATCAGAGCCCAGCTTTCTTACCTCAACAGGCTCTGAGTAACCAAATGCACCTGAAGAACAGGCAAAAGATATTACAACATCCTATTTGAATATAGTAGATATCTCTACATAAGACattaataaattcctcaaagaaaacaaaaaaaaccacaaataaatattttgaggaataaacaaaactgttaaagacatgaaaacagaaatagaataaaaaggatTACCCAAAgtgaggaaattctggaaattaaaaatttaggaacttgaCATGAATTACAGAGGAAAGCTTCACTGGCAAAATAAAAGATATGAGTGAGGGAATATAAGGCATTTAATGAATGACAGAAGACATGGGCACATATGGGAAAGAATATATTAAACCTAAAAAGAATCCTGACACAAAACATTGANNNNNNNNNNNNNNNNNNNNNNNNNNNNNNNNNNNNNNNNNNNNNNNNNNNNNNNNNNNNNNNNNNNNNNNNNNNNNNNNNNNNNNNNNNNNNNNNNNNNAGCCCTctggattttgagacagagtcatatgtagctgaggctggccttgaactcttgtttCATCTTCCCAATGAGCCAACCGTAATGCCTGGTTTGAATCTGATCCTAATTGATGGGGAACCCTCCCAGGGATTTGGACCCCAGCTTTGTGCAGCAGTGGTCCTGGGTAAGTACCATTATACCTGTACCCTCACCTTGTCCTCAGCATTGAGTAGCACCTTCAGGCTCTTGTCAGAAGATGTGACTTCTGGGCCAAAGTCGACACTCCCTGTGAGGGCAGAGGGGACAGCTATTAAGAACTCCACTGAGGCCTTCTCCTACTCATTGCTGACCTCTGTTAACGGTCTCCTATCGTCCCCCGTCTCCCCTACAAGTACTGCCCTACTATGGGAGCCACCAGAGGCTGGGGTCATCCCCTTTGTCAAGATGCAGAGGATCACAGCACTCACCGCACTTGATTCGGAAGGTGTCATCCACCAAGCCCTCGTAAACCACTTGGGAGCAAAGTGCTGTCACAAAGTCCATGTCTGAAACCAAGACCCAGCTGTGAAGAGTCCCCAGACCCAGCTTTCTATTCAGTTTGCTCAACAGCAGCTCAAGGACTTCTCACAGGTGCCATGTTCACAACCCATATGGAGATTCACAGCCTGACCTTCACGACCCAACCGTGCCAGCACACGGATTCCAGAGACGGGAGAGTGCTGGGCAACACCTACCTCTGTCTAGGAGAAAGATGTGTCCAATTTCTGGTCTTCGACCTTTGGTTtcactgtcctcctcctcctccagtttcCTCCACAGATCATACGACATCTACCAGAGCCCAAGACAACCTCAGTTTTGTGTCCCGGTCTCCAGAAGCCCCATACTTACAGAGTACAGTCTCCTCCATACTGTCATGTCCCCAAGAAGGGAGTTAACTGTGAGGAATACAAACCTATTCTCCCATTTGTTTCTATCCTCCCAcaccatgggggagggggagagatgcTCTCCTGCCCCACAGAAAGAGATTTAGGAATGTGACCCAGAAGCTGTTGGCCATGCAGACTTTCCTCTTAAGGAAACCAGCCTGGGGCATAAGAGCAAGAGAATGAAGATTCCTATGCCACAGATATCCAGGGTAACCTTTGCTGggtgaaggaaacagaaaatgggcTTTAAGGACAAGAGTTGTGCTCACGCTCTTACCTTGGCACACCTGCCAATGCCATAGCAGTTAGGGAAGGGTCCATAGAGCGTACTGAGAAGGTGCAAGGCCTGGGCCACAGTGTTGATCCAACGCTGATCACCTTCCTGCAGTGGCCACATGGGCCAAAGACCCATGTCAACTCATCTGATACAGTGGAAAATGGCTAGCCTAGATCCCCTGGAGCGGGATGGCAATGTCTGGGGAATGCCTAAGAAGTTCATTTTATGGACCCCTGTGAGTGTTAACCCTGACAGTCAACCTCATGGAGCGGAAAGCACTAGGAGAGTAGTAAAGCTGACCCTGGCTGTAGCCGTGAGGGAGTCTCCAGAGTAACGCTAACCCTGGCTGTACCCGTGAGGGTGTCTCCACAGTAAGGCTACCATCTAGCTGTACCCGTGAGGGTGTCTCCACAGTAAGGCTACCATCTAGCTGTACCTGTGAGGGTGTCTCCAGAGAGGTCTGACTGCAGGGTAAGACTGGCTGAGGGGAACAATCATCCATGACCAAGTAAGTCCCCAGGCAGGgtaagggaagagaaggagaacgGCTGCTAGTGCAGGTTCTCGCTCTCTCTAGCCATCATGAGTTGCTCTGCTGTGCCCTCAGACACCATCAACTGAAATCCCTGACATCATGAGTGAAAGCAATAAATCCTTCTTCCCGTAAGAGGCCTTCTCAGGTGTCTGAGCACAGCAATAGCTGACAGAGTCCTGACAGACGTTCTATCCAGGACAACCTCCAGCCTTCAACTGTGAAATCACTGTCCCACACGACAATTATAAGGGGTGGAAAAAATGTCAATATTTCTAGTCCACTGGACCCCATAAACCTTAATACCAAGATTCCAGGGCCCTGCATTACCAGGAAGTAATCCCTGAAAAATTCCGGCAGCTCCATGCTCAGCAGATCCACatccagaggcagcagagagaaGGCCCACTCGTCACAGCTCACATCTGTGGGGACAGAGACCATCGGCTTTCAGGCAGATGGTACTTGGTTCCATGCTAAATGAAAATCTGCTATGCTATAGCCATGCAACCAATATTTGAGTGCTTGCTAtatgtctattattattattattggttttttcgagacaaggtttctctgtagctttggtgcctgtcctggaactagctcttgtagaccaggctggccttgaactcacagagatctgcctgcctctgcctcccgagtactgagataaaagacatgaaccaccactgcccggcttatatGTCAATTAGTACAGTTAGTACTGGAGACTCAGAGTAAGAAACTGTCTGCTTTTAAGGAGTGTCTAATGCTTTCATAGAAGGAGACATGTATACAGCCGCTCACAGTGCAATGTTGCAAGTGGTGGTTTATACTAGGGGGCCAAGCACAAGTGTTAAGAAAACACAcatctggtgctggagagatggctcagcgattaagagcactgcctgctcttccaaaggtcctgagttcaattcccagcaaccacatggtggctcacaaccatctgtaatgagNNNNNNNNNNNNNNNNNNNNNNNNNNNNNNNNNNNNNNNNNNNNNNNNNNNNNNNNNNNNNNNNNNNNNNNNNNNNNNNNNNNNNNNNNNNNNNNNNNNNtctggtgccctcttctggcctgcaggcatgcatgaaagcagaacactgaaaatattatacacataataaatttttaaaaaaccacacaTCTACATTTGTGACTCAGCAGCTAACACCGAAATGCACCTACACGGAGGACTACATTAagcactggggagacagtgaACAAAATGGGCTCCCTCCCAATCCTGTGGAATGGACAAATGCAGCAGACAAATTATGATACAACATTTATTACAGTTGTAGGCCCCAAAAAGGGCTTGTGGTGTAGAATACACGCTTTACACAGATGAGCCCCTGGGTTCTAGTCCCATCACAAAACAAATCGGGAAAACTATGAGCACAAATATTCCAGGGACTAACCACAACTAAGGGTAAAGGAATGACTTCCTGGCTcacctaggctacagagtgagtgcaaAGGCAGCATATGTAACTCAGTGAAACTTTGACTCAATATAAGAAAGTAAAAGAGACCGGCTGTGATGGAGCACAACCTTAATCCCAgggcttgagaggcagaggcaggcagatctgagttcaaggccagctagtgatacatagagagacacttgtcaccaaaaaaagaaataaaaaataaaaaaggagccacaatatagctcagtggtagagcatttgcctagcatattCAAGGCCCTTTATACAACACCCCGTACTTCAAATAATAAGTAAAGCCAAATCTGGTGTCACGGGCTTAGACAAGCTACTCAGGAAAGGAGGCAAGATTACCAGCTCAAGGACTGCCTTAAAGCAGGTGGCATAGGAGAGTTAGCCTGAGACTCTACTTGGTTGTGCTTATCCATAGCTCCCCTGGCCCTTACGATAACGCACTCTGCTGTTTAGTTCCTTAGCTTGCACGTCCTGTtcacacacactcctctccaAACAACCGACCCGCAGAACATAGCAACCTCAGAACCCCCTCTAACTTTCACCTGCACTGGACTATACCCACTCCCATCTCTGAACAATATTAGAGGTTTCTCCAACCCTCATAACAATCAaattttgacagttttatttGTACCAGGTACAAAGACGGGCTTTATAGAAGGGCTGATCTGGCCTGAACTGCATACTCGAGTAACCTCTTAGAAAAACTCCTTTTTGCCATCTTATGCTTATGTGTAATTAGGAATGTATAAGACTAAAATTAgacaaattatgggaagagaTATGGGcaatagaaaagataaatatatgaCAATGTATCAATCAAAATGAAGAATCACCCAAACTATGACTCTCTGTTAccagcctttccttccttctcttagaCCCCATAAAAAGAGATGACAGGATGACAGGCcaggtgcagtggtgcacacctttaatcccggcacttgggaggcagaggtaaggggatctctgtgaatctgaggccatggtatgcatagtgagttctaggagagctaGGAATATAATAGGGACCCtttctcagaaagagagagagagagagagagagagagagagagagagagagagagagagttctcacTAGCCTGGCGACCTTGAGTACCCTCACTCAGGAGCTGGCTGACAATCTTGTTGTGTACCTCTCTATAATCCGTACTCTCACTGAACTCCAAATTGAGTTTCCTGGCTTCTTTTGCAGATATATGTCAGCCCTTATTTTCAATCCTTTGGTTAAGGGGCCAAGAAAACATGGGAATACCCTGTCCAGACCCACCAGGAATACCTGATCTACAGAAGGAAATGCCTCCCCAAAGAAGTAACAGTAGAGCTTAGAAACTGAGGAAGACGGGGTGGG carries:
- the LOC101991012 gene encoding olfactory receptor 5V1-like, giving the protein MDAYNLTTVTQFILIGLSDLPQVRYPLFVAFVIIYQMTLLGNGAILLAIVTERKLHTPMYYLLANLSLLDIFCPSTTVPKMLNNLLTEDHNISFVGCALQLYFLVALAGTEVFLLAVMAYDRYVAICFPLRYSLIMSTVRCVQMLVGTWVAGFLNSFMHTMATFSLSFCKSNRVNQYYCDIPPVVALSCSSTFIAEMLILLMGSIFGVGAFLITLISYIYIVSTILKIQSVEGKRKAFSTCASHLLVVFLFYGTTIFTYIRPSSSQHSPARDRLISMLYGVITPMLNPIIYSLRNTEVKGALRKVLRLRICSQKT
- the Vps33b gene encoding vacuolar protein sorting-associated protein 33B, with the protein product MAFPHRLDAPELPDFSMLKRLARDQLIYLLEQLPGKKDLFIEADLMSPLDRIANVSILKQHEVDKLYKVENKPVLSANEQLCFLVRPRIKNMRYIANLVNADKLAGRIRKYKVILTPQKFYACEMVLEEEGVYGDVSCDEWAFSLLPLDVDLLSMELPEFFRDYFLEGDQRWINTVAQALHLLSTLYGPFPNCYGIGRCAKMSYDLWRKLEEEEDSETKGRRPEIGHIFLLDRDMDFVTALCSQVVYEGLVDDTFRIKCGSVDFGPEVTSSDKSLKVLLNAEDKVRVQV